The Anopheles coluzzii chromosome 2, AcolN3, whole genome shotgun sequence genome window below encodes:
- the LOC120953825 gene encoding voltage-dependent calcium channel type A subunit alpha-1-like isoform X1, producing the protein MIGSVGGRHMSTRRRGSSPMVRLGNNLNLQLEPPDGPNTPRVSPRRRRAVTTSDHKSCALIQTRLKLGDIMLAAAQEAALAGQTSNGTQFGRKGGHYLADRMGGPSSQGGQPLAGGGPTSLFILSEDNIIRKYTRFIIEWPPFEYAVLLTIIANCVVLALEEHLPHGDKTILAQKLEKTEAYFLGIFCVEASLKILALGFVMHKHSYLRNIWNIMDFFVVVTGFITLFPQKGPEVDLRTLRAIRVLRPLKLVSGIPSLQVVLKSIIKAMAPLLQIGLLVLFAIVIFAIIGLEFYSGALHRSCYSLEDISQIVKEGEFPTPCNADNDTIAPTGAYVCNSSDSTCIEQWEGPNFGITSFDNIGFAMLTVFQCITMEGWTAILYWTNDALGSTFNWIYFVPLIVLGSFFMLNLVLGVLSGEFAKEREKVENRQEFLKLRRQQQLEKELNGYVEWICKAEEVILAEERTTEEERLHIMEARRRAAAKRKKLKNLGKSKSTDTEEDDPDEDCGDDVFVPKRKKGKGYLKAKVKTQGKCKGFWRAEKRFRFWIRHTVKTQWFYWFVIVLVFFNTVCVAVEHYGQPNWLTQFLYYAEYVFLGLFMMEMWIKMYALGPRIYFESSFNRFDCVVISGSIFEVVWSEVKGGSFGLSVLRALRLLRIFKVTKYWSSLRNLVISLLNSMRSIISLLFLLFLFILIFALLGMQLFGGQFNLPDGTPPTNFNTFPIALLTVFQILTGEDWNEVMYQGIESQGGHKKGMIYSLYFIILVLFGNYTLLNVFLAIAVDNLANAQELTAAEEEQLEENKEKQQMELDKEMEALHMQNDGSPPRVEVSSPSPTRGNGSGGSTKSKKKDEEKEEDDDEIPDGPKPMLPYSSMFVLSPTNPIRCGAHWVVNLRYFDFFIMVVISLSSIALAAEDPVEEDSPRNKILNFFDYAFTGVFTIEMLLKIVDLGVILHPGSYLREFWNVMDAVVVICAAVSFGFDMTGSSAGQNLSTIKSLRVLRVLRPLKTIKRVPKLKAVFDCVVNSLKNVINILIVYILFQFIFAVIAVQLFNGKFFYCTDDSKHTSEECKGHFFVYDGADQLPRREPREWKTQSFHYDNVATAMLTLFAVQTGEGWPQVLQNSMAATYEDKGPIQNFRIEMSIFYIVYFIVFPFFFVNIFVALIIITFQEQGEAELQDGEIDKNQKSCIDFTIGARPLERYMPNKRNSFKYKVWRIVVSTPFEYFIMMLIVFNTLLLMMKYHNQGKEFEKSLKYLNMGFTGMFSVETILKIIGFGVKFHDAPTTLIDILSFMNLVFTFFFLLETIMKLIAYGCKNFFKDPWNIFDFITVIGSIIDALVLELGENSFNVGFLRLFRAARLIKLLRQGYTIRILLWTFVQSFKALPYVCLLIAMLFFIYAIIGMQVFGNIELDPESSITRHNNFRSFVQGLMLLFRCATGESWPNIMLACLKGRPCDPRANKPNETCGSTLAYAYFVSFIFFCSFLMLNLFVAVIMDNFDYLTRDSSILGAHHLDEFVRIWAEYDPNATGKIHYTEMYDMLKNMDPPLGFGNKCPNRLAYKKLIRMNMPLDAEGKVAFTTTLFALIRENLNIKMRTAEEMDQADAELRHTISHIWPLQAKKMLDLLVPLNEELNAGKLTVGKIYAGLLILESWRNTKFGQVESDLPELQDVSRQPSLESLTPADGHLHPGHAYHNGHRRSPSLRRESPLVRTPSPRKRHQQHEIGFSDTVSNVVEIQKEEHRRGRHHFGYAHRHNRGSWSASTSPARSPSPSRFGVHSSAQHRSSKDRSKNHLVHQPYDTTILCERSRSPSPAQLLQELRDRDQARRKYRNGMGSSGSHVQHSYPVLVTRRQGHGRRLPPTPCKPSTLQLKQTNINFPKLNASPTHTGHSSHNTPHSVHSLPQSREFLREPRERDHDRDLYYRERDRERDRERFRNSRERSHEDYSVRYEFRDRERELYEREREIEREFEREFERMEHSVPLSYEQALAMGRTGGRVLPSPILNGYKPKGALHSRHSDSDDEDWC; encoded by the exons ATGATTGGAAGCGTCGGAGGTCGACACATGTCGACGCGCCGCCGGGGCTCGTCCCCGATGGTGCGCCTAGGGAACAATCTCAACCTGCAGCTCGAGCCACCCGATGGGCCGAACACACCGCGTGTCTCGCCGAGGCGAAGGCGAGCCGTTACGACCAGTGACCACAAAAGCTGTGCATTAATTCAAACAAGACTGAAACTAGGAGACATCAT gttGGCTGCAGCTCAAGAAGCGGCGCTCGCAGGTCAGACCTCGAACGGGACTCAGTTCGGACGCAAAGGAGGCCACTATTTAGCTGATAGAATGGGTGGCCCCAGCAGTCAAGGGGGTCAGCCTCTGGCTGGAGGCGGACCCACCTCGCTCTTTATTTTATCAGAGGACAACATCATTAGGAA ATACACACGGTTCATCATTGAATGGCCTCCGTTCGAGTACGCTGTGCTGCTGACAATCATTGCCAATTGCGTGGTATTGGCTCTGGAGGAGCACTTACCTCATGGAGACAAGACGATACTTGCTCAGAAGCTGGAAAAAACGGAAGCATATTTTTTGGGCATCTTCTGCGTCGAAGCATCACTGAAGATCCTCGCCTTAGGGTTTGTTATGCACAAACACTCCTACCTCAGGAACATATGGAACATAATGGATTTTTTCGTCGTAGTTACGGG ATTCATCACATTGTTCCCCCAAAAGGGACCGGAAGTAGATCTGAGAACACTAAGGGCGATCCGTGTGTTAAGGCCCTTAAAATTAGTTTCTGGAATTCCTA GTTTACAAGTAGTCTTAAAATCAATCATCAAAGCCATGGCGCCCTTGCTGCAGATAGGATTGTTGGTCTTGTTTGCAATTGTTATCTTTGCAATCATAGGCTTAGAGTTTTACTCCGGTGCGCTACACAGGAGCTGTTATAGCTTAGAGGATATCT CTCAAATCGTGAAGGAGGGCGAATTCCCGACGCCTTGCAATGCAGATAACGACACGATAGCACCGACCGGTGCGTACGTCTGCAACAGCAGCGACAGCACGTGCATCGAGCAGTGGGAAGGGCCCAACTTCGGTATTACCAGCTTCGATAATATTGGGTTCGCCATGCTGACCGTCTTTCAGTGCATCACGATGGAGGGCTGGACGGCAATCCTGTACTGG ACCAACGATGCGCTCGGGTCAACGTTTAATTGGATCTACTTCGTGCCGCTCATCGTGCTGGGATCCTTTTTCATGCTTAATCTAGTGCTCGGTGTGCTCAGCGG AGAGTTTGCGAAGGAGAGGGAAAAGGTAGAAAACCGCCAAGAGTTTCTGAAGCTACGTAGGCAACAGCAGCTAGAAAAAGAGCTAAACGGCTACGTCGAGTGGATTTGTAAAGCGG aGGAGGTGATCCTGGCCGAGGAGCGCACTACCGAGGAGGAACGGTTGCACATTATGGAAG CTCGCCGGCGTGCAGCGGCCAAGCGGAAAAAGCTGAAAAATCTCGGCAAATCCAAATCCACCGACACCGAGGAGGACGACCCGGACGAAGATTGTGGGGATGACG TCTTTGTTCCGAAGCGCAAGAAAGGTAAAG GTTACCTAAAAGCCAAAGTGAAAACGCAAGGAAAGTGTAAAGGCTTCTGGCGAGCGGAGAAGCGATTCCGCTTCTGGATAAGACACACGGTCAAGACGCAATGGTTCTACTGGTTCGTCATAGTGCTGGTGTTCTTCAACACCGTCTGCGTTGCGGTTGAACACTACGGACAACCGAACTGGCTGACACAGTTTTTGT ACTATGCGGAGTACGTGTTTCTCGGGCTGTTCATGATGGAGATGTGGATCAAGATGTACGCCCTGGGGCCTCGGATCTACTTTGAGTCATCGTTCAACCGGTTCGATTGTGTCGTTATTAGCGGTTCCATTTTTGAGGTCGTCTGGTCCGAGGTGAAGGGCGGATCGTTCGGGTTGTCCGTGCTGCGTGCGTTGCGATTGCTGAGGATATTTAAG GTCACAAAGTACTGGTCCTCGCTGCGCAATCTCGTCATCTCGCTGCTCAACTCGATGCGCTCCATCATTTCACTGCTGTTCCTGCTCTTCCTGTTCATACTGATCTTCGCCCTGCTCGGCATGCAGCTGTTCGGTGGTCAGTTCAATCTGCCCGACGGCACCCCGCCGACCAACTTCAACACGTTCCCGATCGCACTGCTGACCGTGTTCCAGATCCTGACCGGCGAGGATTGGAACGAGGTCATGTACCAGGGCATCGAGTCGCAGGGAGGCCACAAGAAGGGCATGATCTACTCGCTGTACTTCATCATTCTGGTGCTGTTCGGTAACTACACGCTGCTGAACGTGTTCTTGGCTATCGCGGTCGACAATTTGGCCAACGCACAGGAGCTCACCGCCGCCGAGGAGGAGCAGCTCGAGGAGAACAAGGAGAAGCAGCAGATGGAGCTGGACAAGGAGATGGAGGCGCTGCACATGCAGAACGATGGTTCGCCGCCCCGCGTCGAAGTGTCCAGCCCGTCGCCGACGCGAGGCAACGGGAGCGGTGGCAGCACAAAGAGCAAGAAAAAGGACgaagagaaggaggaggacgacgacgagatACCGGACGGGCCGAAGCCGATGCTGCCGTACTCGTCGATGTTTGTGCTGTCACCAACGAATCC GATACGCTGTGGCGCACATTGGGTGGTGAACCTGCGGTACTTTGACTTCTTCATCATGGTCGTCATCTCGCTGTCCTCGATCGCGCTCGCCGCGGAGGACCCGGTCGAGGAGGACTCGCCGCGGAATAAGATTCTTAACTTTTTCGATTACGCCTTCACTGGCGTGTTCACGATCGAGATGCTGCTGAAGATCGTCGATCTCGGCGTGATACTGCACCCGGGCAGCTATCTGCGCGAGTTCTGGAACGTCATGGACGCGGTGGTCGTGATCTGTGCGGCCGTCAGCTTCGGCTTCGACATGACCGGCAGCAGTGCCGGCCAGAACCTTTCCACAATCAAATCGCTCCGGGTGCTGCGCGTGCTGCGCCCGCTGAAAACAATCAAACGGGTGCCGAAGCTGAAGGCGGTGTTTGATTGTGTCGTCAACTCGCTCAAGAACGTGATCAACATCCTGATCGTGTACATACTGTTCCAGTTCATCTTTGCCGTCATTGCGGTGCAGCTGTTCAACGGGAAGTTTTTCTACTGCACCGACGACAGCAAGCACACGAGCGAAGAGTGCAA GGGACACTTTTTCGTGTACGACGGTGCCGATCAACTGCCCCGAAGGGAGCCGAGAGAGTGGAAGACGCAAAGTTTCCACTATGACAACGTGGCGACCGCCATGCTAACACTGTTCGCCGTGCAAACCGGCGAAGGCTGGCCTCA AGTGCTCCAAAACTCGATGGCCGCTACCTACGAAGACAAGGGTCCAATCCAAAACTTTCGCATAGAGATGTCCATATTCTACATAGTGTACTTCATCGTGTTTCCATTCTTCTTTGTTAACATATTCGTGGCCTTGATTATCATTACATTCCAAGAGCAAGGTGAAGCGGAACTGCAGGACGGTGAGATAGATAAAAAtcag AAATCGTGCATAGACTTTACGATAGGTGCTAGGCCTCTGGAGCGTTACATGCCAAACAAGCGGAATAGCTTTAAGTACAAGGTGTGGCGGATCGTCGTCTCGACACCGTTCGAGTACTTCATAATGATGCTGATCGTGTTCAACACGTTACTGCTGATGATGAAG TATCACAATCAAGGAAAAGAGTTTGAGAAATCGTTAAAATATCTCAACATGGGATTTACCGGGATGTTTAGTGTTGAAACTATACTGAAAATAATAGGATTTGGCGTAAAG TTTCACGACGCGCCAACGACACTGATTGATATTCTGAGCTTCATGAATTTGGTATtcaccttcttctttttgctggAAACTATTATGAAACTAATCGCTTATGGATGTAAG AATTTTTTCAAGGACCCTTGGAacattttcgattttataacAGTAATTGGAAGTATTATCGACGCTTTAGTTCTAGAATTAGGG GAAAATTCCTTCAACGTTGGATTCCTAAGACTGTTTCGTGCTGCACGATTAATCAAACTACTGCGACAAGGTTATACAATACGTATATTACTTTGGACATTTGTTCAATCATTCAAAGCACTGCCATATGTCTGTTTGCTGATTGCCATGCTATTTTTTATCTACGCAATTATTGGCATGCAG GTATTTGGGAATATTGAGCTAGATCCTGAATCATCTATCACTAGACACAACAACTTCCGCTCATTTGTCCAAGGGCTGATGCTACTGTTCAG ATGTGCTACGGGCGAGTCGTGGCCGAACATTATGCTGGCATGTCTCAAAGGGAGACCGTGTGACCCGAGAGCTAACAAGCCGAACGAAACATGCGGCTCAACACTGGCCTACGCATATTTCGTGTCGTTTATCTTTTTCTGTTCGTTTCTT ATGTTGAATCTGTTCGTTGCCGTCATTATGGACAACTTTGACTATCTAACGCGTGATTCCAGTATTCTTGGCGCACATCATCTGGACGAGTTCGTTCGGATATGGGCGGAATATGATCCTAATGCTAC GGGTAAAATTCACTACACTGAAATGTATgatatgttgaaaaacatggATCCTCCCTTGGGATTTGGTAACAAATGTCCCAACCGACTCGCCTACAAAAAGCTCATCCGCATGAACATGCCGCTCGATGCAGAGGGAAAGGTCGCCTTCACGACGACACTGTTTGCGTTGATACGCGAAaacctcaacatcaaaatgcGAACTG CGGAGGAGATGGATCAAGCCGACGCGGAACTGCGGCACACTATTAGCCACATCTGGCCCCTGCAGGCGAAGAAGATGCTCGACCTGCTCGTCCCCCTAAACGAGGAGCTGAACGCGGGCAAGCTTACCGTCGGGAAGATCTATGCCGGATTGCTGATTTTAGAGTCCTGGCGCAACACCAAGTTCGGCCAGGTCGAATCAGATCTGCCG GAGCTGCAGGATGTTTCGAGACAACCGTCCCTCGAGTCGCTGACTCCGGCAGATGGGCATCTGCATCCGGGGCACGCTTACCACAACGGGCATCGTCGATCACCGAGCTTGAG ACGGGAGTCTCCGCTGGTGCGCACGCCGAGCCCGCGGAAGCGACATCAACAGCACGAGATCGGTTTCTCCGACACCGTGTCGAACGTGGTGGAAATACAAAAGGAGGAACACAGACGTGGTAGGCATCATTTCGGCTATGCGCACAGGCACAACCGAG GTTCCTGGTCGGCCTCAACCAGCCCCGCCCGTTCGCCGTCGCCCAGTCGTTTCGGTGTACATAGTAGTGCCCAGCATCGCAGTAGTAAAGACCGTTCCAAAAACCACCTTGTCCATCAACCGTACGATACGACGATCCTCTGCGAACGGTCGCGTTCGCCCAGCCCGGCCCAGCTGCTGCAAGAGCTGCGCGACCGGGACCAAGCCCGGCGGAAGTACCGCAACGGAATGG
- the LOC120953825 gene encoding voltage-dependent calcium channel type A subunit alpha-1-like isoform X14, with protein MGGPSSQGGQPLAGGGPTSLFILSEDNIIRKYTRFIIEWPPFEYAVLLTIIANCVVLALEEHLPHGDKTILAQKLEKTEAYFLGIFCVEASLKILALGFVMHKHSYLRNIWNIMDFFVVVTGFITLFPQKGPEVDLRTLRAIRVLRPLKLVSGIPSLQVVLKSIIKAMAPLLQIGLLVLFAIVIFAIIGLEFYSGALHRSCYSLEDISQIVKEGEFPTPCNADNDTIAPTGAYVCNSSDSTCIEQWEGPNFGITSFDNIGFAMLTVFQCITMEGWTAILYWTNDALGSTFNWIYFVPLIVLGSFFMLNLVLGVLSGEFAKEREKVENRQEFLKLRRQQQLEKELNGYVEWICKAEEVILAEERTTEEERLHIMEARRRAAAKRKKLKNLGKSKSTDTEEDDPDEDCGDDVFVPKRKKGKGYLKAKVKTQGKCKGFWRAEKRFRFWIRHTVKTQWFYWFVIVLVFFNTVCVAVEHYGQPNWLTQFLYYAEYVFLGLFMMEMWIKMYALGPRIYFESSFNRFDCVVISGSIFEVVWSEVKGGSFGLSVLRALRLLRIFKVTKYWSSLRNLVISLLNSMRSIISLLFLLFLFILIFALLGMQLFGGQFNLPDGTPPTNFNTFPIALLTVFQILTGEDWNEVMYQGIESQGGHKKGMIYSLYFIILVLFGNYTLLNVFLAIAVDNLANAQELTAAEEEQLEENKEKQQMELDKEMEALHMQNDGSPPRVEVSSPSPTRGNGSGGSTKSKKKDEEKEEDDDEIPDGPKPMLPYSSMFVLSPTNPIRCGAHWVVNLRYFDFFIMVVISLSSIALAAEDPVEEDSPRNKILNFFDYAFTGVFTIEMLLKIVDLGVILHPGSYLREFWNVMDAVVVICAAVSFGFDMTGSSAGQNLSTIKSLRVLRVLRPLKTIKRVPKLKAVFDCVVNSLKNVINILIVYILFQFIFAVIAVQLFNGKFFYCTDDSKHTSEECKGHFFVYDGADQLPRREPREWKTQSFHYDNVATAMLTLFAVQTGEGWPQVLQNSMAATYEDKGPIQNFRIEMSIFYIVYFIVFPFFFVNIFVALIIITFQEQGEAELQDGEIDKNQKSCIDFTIGARPLERYMPNKRNSFKYKVWRIVVSTPFEYFIMMLIVFNTLLLMMKYHNQGKEFEKSLKYLNMGFTGMFSVETILKIIGFGVKFHDAPTTLIDILSFMNLVFTFFFLLETIMKLIAYGCKNFFKDPWNIFDFITVIGSIIDALVLELGENSFNVGFLRLFRAARLIKLLRQGYTIRILLWTFVQSFKALPYVCLLIAMLFFIYAIIGMQVFGNIELDPESSITRHNNFRSFVQGLMLLFRCATGESWPNIMLACLKGRPCDPRANKPNETCGSTLAYAYFVSFIFFCSFLMLNLFVAVIMDNFDYLTRDSSILGAHHLDEFVRIWAEYDPNATGKIHYTEMYDMLKNMDPPLGFGNKCPNRLAYKKLIRMNMPLDAEGKVAFTTTLFALIRENLNIKMRTAEEMDQADAELRHTISHIWPLQAKKMLDLLVPLNEELNAGKLTVGKIYAGLLILESWRNTKFGQVESDLPELQDVSRQPSLESLTPADGHLHPGHAYHNGHRRSPSLRRESPLVRTPSPRKRHQQHEIGFSDTVSNVVEIQKEEHRRGRHHFGYAHRHNRGSWSASTSPARSPSPSRFGVHSSAQHRSSKDRSKNHLVHQPYDTTILCERSRSPSPAQLLQELRDRDQARRKYRNGMGSSGSHVQHSYPVLVTRRQGHGRRLPPTPCKPSTLQLKQTNINFPKLNASPTHTGHSSHNTPHSVHSLPQSREFLREPRERDHDRDLYYRERDRERDRERFRNSRERSHEDYSVRYEFRDRERELYEREREIEREFEREFERMEHSVPLSYEQALAMGRTGGRVLPSPILNGYKPKGALHSRHSDSDDEDWC; from the exons ATGGGTGGCCCCAGCAGTCAAGGGGGTCAGCCTCTGGCTGGAGGCGGACCCACCTCGCTCTTTATTTTATCAGAGGACAACATCATTAGGAA ATACACACGGTTCATCATTGAATGGCCTCCGTTCGAGTACGCTGTGCTGCTGACAATCATTGCCAATTGCGTGGTATTGGCTCTGGAGGAGCACTTACCTCATGGAGACAAGACGATACTTGCTCAGAAGCTGGAAAAAACGGAAGCATATTTTTTGGGCATCTTCTGCGTCGAAGCATCACTGAAGATCCTCGCCTTAGGGTTTGTTATGCACAAACACTCCTACCTCAGGAACATATGGAACATAATGGATTTTTTCGTCGTAGTTACGGG ATTCATCACATTGTTCCCCCAAAAGGGACCGGAAGTAGATCTGAGAACACTAAGGGCGATCCGTGTGTTAAGGCCCTTAAAATTAGTTTCTGGAATTCCTA GTTTACAAGTAGTCTTAAAATCAATCATCAAAGCCATGGCGCCCTTGCTGCAGATAGGATTGTTGGTCTTGTTTGCAATTGTTATCTTTGCAATCATAGGCTTAGAGTTTTACTCCGGTGCGCTACACAGGAGCTGTTATAGCTTAGAGGATATCT CTCAAATCGTGAAGGAGGGCGAATTCCCGACGCCTTGCAATGCAGATAACGACACGATAGCACCGACCGGTGCGTACGTCTGCAACAGCAGCGACAGCACGTGCATCGAGCAGTGGGAAGGGCCCAACTTCGGTATTACCAGCTTCGATAATATTGGGTTCGCCATGCTGACCGTCTTTCAGTGCATCACGATGGAGGGCTGGACGGCAATCCTGTACTGG ACCAACGATGCGCTCGGGTCAACGTTTAATTGGATCTACTTCGTGCCGCTCATCGTGCTGGGATCCTTTTTCATGCTTAATCTAGTGCTCGGTGTGCTCAGCGG AGAGTTTGCGAAGGAGAGGGAAAAGGTAGAAAACCGCCAAGAGTTTCTGAAGCTACGTAGGCAACAGCAGCTAGAAAAAGAGCTAAACGGCTACGTCGAGTGGATTTGTAAAGCGG aGGAGGTGATCCTGGCCGAGGAGCGCACTACCGAGGAGGAACGGTTGCACATTATGGAAG CTCGCCGGCGTGCAGCGGCCAAGCGGAAAAAGCTGAAAAATCTCGGCAAATCCAAATCCACCGACACCGAGGAGGACGACCCGGACGAAGATTGTGGGGATGACG TCTTTGTTCCGAAGCGCAAGAAAGGTAAAG GTTACCTAAAAGCCAAAGTGAAAACGCAAGGAAAGTGTAAAGGCTTCTGGCGAGCGGAGAAGCGATTCCGCTTCTGGATAAGACACACGGTCAAGACGCAATGGTTCTACTGGTTCGTCATAGTGCTGGTGTTCTTCAACACCGTCTGCGTTGCGGTTGAACACTACGGACAACCGAACTGGCTGACACAGTTTTTGT ACTATGCGGAGTACGTGTTTCTCGGGCTGTTCATGATGGAGATGTGGATCAAGATGTACGCCCTGGGGCCTCGGATCTACTTTGAGTCATCGTTCAACCGGTTCGATTGTGTCGTTATTAGCGGTTCCATTTTTGAGGTCGTCTGGTCCGAGGTGAAGGGCGGATCGTTCGGGTTGTCCGTGCTGCGTGCGTTGCGATTGCTGAGGATATTTAAG GTCACAAAGTACTGGTCCTCGCTGCGCAATCTCGTCATCTCGCTGCTCAACTCGATGCGCTCCATCATTTCACTGCTGTTCCTGCTCTTCCTGTTCATACTGATCTTCGCCCTGCTCGGCATGCAGCTGTTCGGTGGTCAGTTCAATCTGCCCGACGGCACCCCGCCGACCAACTTCAACACGTTCCCGATCGCACTGCTGACCGTGTTCCAGATCCTGACCGGCGAGGATTGGAACGAGGTCATGTACCAGGGCATCGAGTCGCAGGGAGGCCACAAGAAGGGCATGATCTACTCGCTGTACTTCATCATTCTGGTGCTGTTCGGTAACTACACGCTGCTGAACGTGTTCTTGGCTATCGCGGTCGACAATTTGGCCAACGCACAGGAGCTCACCGCCGCCGAGGAGGAGCAGCTCGAGGAGAACAAGGAGAAGCAGCAGATGGAGCTGGACAAGGAGATGGAGGCGCTGCACATGCAGAACGATGGTTCGCCGCCCCGCGTCGAAGTGTCCAGCCCGTCGCCGACGCGAGGCAACGGGAGCGGTGGCAGCACAAAGAGCAAGAAAAAGGACgaagagaaggaggaggacgacgacgagatACCGGACGGGCCGAAGCCGATGCTGCCGTACTCGTCGATGTTTGTGCTGTCACCAACGAATCC GATACGCTGTGGCGCACATTGGGTGGTGAACCTGCGGTACTTTGACTTCTTCATCATGGTCGTCATCTCGCTGTCCTCGATCGCGCTCGCCGCGGAGGACCCGGTCGAGGAGGACTCGCCGCGGAATAAGATTCTTAACTTTTTCGATTACGCCTTCACTGGCGTGTTCACGATCGAGATGCTGCTGAAGATCGTCGATCTCGGCGTGATACTGCACCCGGGCAGCTATCTGCGCGAGTTCTGGAACGTCATGGACGCGGTGGTCGTGATCTGTGCGGCCGTCAGCTTCGGCTTCGACATGACCGGCAGCAGTGCCGGCCAGAACCTTTCCACAATCAAATCGCTCCGGGTGCTGCGCGTGCTGCGCCCGCTGAAAACAATCAAACGGGTGCCGAAGCTGAAGGCGGTGTTTGATTGTGTCGTCAACTCGCTCAAGAACGTGATCAACATCCTGATCGTGTACATACTGTTCCAGTTCATCTTTGCCGTCATTGCGGTGCAGCTGTTCAACGGGAAGTTTTTCTACTGCACCGACGACAGCAAGCACACGAGCGAAGAGTGCAA GGGACACTTTTTCGTGTACGACGGTGCCGATCAACTGCCCCGAAGGGAGCCGAGAGAGTGGAAGACGCAAAGTTTCCACTATGACAACGTGGCGACCGCCATGCTAACACTGTTCGCCGTGCAAACCGGCGAAGGCTGGCCTCA AGTGCTCCAAAACTCGATGGCCGCTACCTACGAAGACAAGGGTCCAATCCAAAACTTTCGCATAGAGATGTCCATATTCTACATAGTGTACTTCATCGTGTTTCCATTCTTCTTTGTTAACATATTCGTGGCCTTGATTATCATTACATTCCAAGAGCAAGGTGAAGCGGAACTGCAGGACGGTGAGATAGATAAAAAtcag AAATCGTGCATAGACTTTACGATAGGTGCTAGGCCTCTGGAGCGTTACATGCCAAACAAGCGGAATAGCTTTAAGTACAAGGTGTGGCGGATCGTCGTCTCGACACCGTTCGAGTACTTCATAATGATGCTGATCGTGTTCAACACGTTACTGCTGATGATGAAG TATCACAATCAAGGAAAAGAGTTTGAGAAATCGTTAAAATATCTCAACATGGGATTTACCGGGATGTTTAGTGTTGAAACTATACTGAAAATAATAGGATTTGGCGTAAAG TTTCACGACGCGCCAACGACACTGATTGATATTCTGAGCTTCATGAATTTGGTATtcaccttcttctttttgctggAAACTATTATGAAACTAATCGCTTATGGATGTAAG AATTTTTTCAAGGACCCTTGGAacattttcgattttataacAGTAATTGGAAGTATTATCGACGCTTTAGTTCTAGAATTAGGG GAAAATTCCTTCAACGTTGGATTCCTAAGACTGTTTCGTGCTGCACGATTAATCAAACTACTGCGACAAGGTTATACAATACGTATATTACTTTGGACATTTGTTCAATCATTCAAAGCACTGCCATATGTCTGTTTGCTGATTGCCATGCTATTTTTTATCTACGCAATTATTGGCATGCAG GTATTTGGGAATATTGAGCTAGATCCTGAATCATCTATCACTAGACACAACAACTTCCGCTCATTTGTCCAAGGGCTGATGCTACTGTTCAG ATGTGCTACGGGCGAGTCGTGGCCGAACATTATGCTGGCATGTCTCAAAGGGAGACCGTGTGACCCGAGAGCTAACAAGCCGAACGAAACATGCGGCTCAACACTGGCCTACGCATATTTCGTGTCGTTTATCTTTTTCTGTTCGTTTCTT ATGTTGAATCTGTTCGTTGCCGTCATTATGGACAACTTTGACTATCTAACGCGTGATTCCAGTATTCTTGGCGCACATCATCTGGACGAGTTCGTTCGGATATGGGCGGAATATGATCCTAATGCTAC GGGTAAAATTCACTACACTGAAATGTATgatatgttgaaaaacatggATCCTCCCTTGGGATTTGGTAACAAATGTCCCAACCGACTCGCCTACAAAAAGCTCATCCGCATGAACATGCCGCTCGATGCAGAGGGAAAGGTCGCCTTCACGACGACACTGTTTGCGTTGATACGCGAAaacctcaacatcaaaatgcGAACTG CGGAGGAGATGGATCAAGCCGACGCGGAACTGCGGCACACTATTAGCCACATCTGGCCCCTGCAGGCGAAGAAGATGCTCGACCTGCTCGTCCCCCTAAACGAGGAGCTGAACGCGGGCAAGCTTACCGTCGGGAAGATCTATGCCGGATTGCTGATTTTAGAGTCCTGGCGCAACACCAAGTTCGGCCAGGTCGAATCAGATCTGCCG GAGCTGCAGGATGTTTCGAGACAACCGTCCCTCGAGTCGCTGACTCCGGCAGATGGGCATCTGCATCCGGGGCACGCTTACCACAACGGGCATCGTCGATCACCGAGCTTGAG ACGGGAGTCTCCGCTGGTGCGCACGCCGAGCCCGCGGAAGCGACATCAACAGCACGAGATCGGTTTCTCCGACACCGTGTCGAACGTGGTGGAAATACAAAAGGAGGAACACAGACGTGGTAGGCATCATTTCGGCTATGCGCACAGGCACAACCGAG GTTCCTGGTCGGCCTCAACCAGCCCCGCCCGTTCGCCGTCGCCCAGTCGTTTCGGTGTACATAGTAGTGCCCAGCATCGCAGTAGTAAAGACCGTTCCAAAAACCACCTTGTCCATCAACCGTACGATACGACGATCCTCTGCGAACGGTCGCGTTCGCCCAGCCCGGCCCAGCTGCTGCAAGAGCTGCGCGACCGGGACCAAGCCCGGCGGAAGTACCGCAACGGAATGG